ttatctctcaaattttcaaaaaaacattGGCTTTCCCTCACTCATGACCAACCAGTCTCAACActagaaaaattttcggactttcttggcccgccaggagggcactgtttcggggggctttaggaggccttaccatctccatttgggacgtgcgacctatggttggaaagatatttgaatgaagtttcactctctagttgaaggttgtgactaattttggccggcggtgtgtgaaaatctcacttttctctctccaggtCGGTCTGGAATTTCTAGGTTTctcttttctggagttgcttctgagggcctctttggGGATCGACTtcgagctctctcctctccctctcgtcccctctctctcctccctcgaAATACCTTGCTTCCGTGATCTTATCCCCCGGATTCATCAATCTCTTGGTCGGCTTTTTGTCCACTTACCAAGCCTGCCAACTGAGCTATCCACCCACTTTCTAACTTAGCCAAAATTTTCAGATCTTGCAGATGTTGAGTGTGCTGATTTTGCTGCGACTTTGCCGTGCTTTCAGCGGCTTATCCCAGGCAAATttccgtccacttgcactactcATTACGGTCTTctatcacgtgcaaagatcaggCCGATTGGACAGCTAAGGAGGacatggtggggccaccaagttgCTTACTCAGCAGCTCCGACTTCAGACCAACTTGAGGATTGGGATTTGTCGGCTGGTTTAGGTGCTTTAATCCATGAATTTGGCTGCGATTTTTGACCAATTAGCAAGCttatgtatagtagtttaagatctcaactggattttgcaattttgcccacccaagtttgcaaaaaggtccctcaaagttggccattttcttagtcaaaaatacccaattcaatgCAAATTTGGGTCTTTTTCGCccgatttgattgattcgagttggcccaagttcaatttcaacttaattggtgaccaagatgatgatttaagggttcgggcgaaattttgcaaaatttgcgaattggtccctcaacttttgaaaattgcattttggccccaacttacCGTTTaaattccaatctgacctcctggGCTTAGCTAGttacatttagatcattggccccaacatgcttcttcttcttctttttttttttaggaaaaatatattctattaaaaaaactatattaaacacctagataatctacatgtaataattttttttttaggtgtcTACAATCATGAAATTATCAAAGTAATTAGTGGAATAAAGGTGTACTAAAAACCCAGATTATGATTTTATTGGCAATTCTGAAGTACAATTTGCATCTCTTGTCATTATAATATACATCATCCATGGCTTCAGCAAAGTAGTAATTTATAGCATGATAGACATGAAACTAGCTAATTAATTAGCAATGACAGTGACGACGATTCTTAGAAATTGCAAGTCAAGATAATCTGGATTTACGATAACAAAGTGAATGCTTTTCAATGCATTGCTTCGCTGAAATTATAAGGATGTGTGTagataaggggaaaaaagagataAAGTTTCGATTCTTAATCAATAGATGTATAGGATAAATCAACAggctttttaataatttcaaagttAAATTTGCTACTCTTAAATGATAAAAAGTAAAGTATAATGAGAAAACACACAAATCATGATTAGTTTTACATGTAAAACAAAGTAAGATATAATACCTTATTTGGATCAACATTTTCGTCAACTATCTAGTGCATGTGGGACTGATAAATACCATATTAGGACGagttttattttgcaaaaaatgaatattaaaaaaaaattgtttcgaaAACTTATTgcttatatcacttataaaaatgaataaacaaaaaatatttttattacctACGAAagtgtttagacataaattgttgccaataataaaattattttaattaactaattactTCAAGtaatacaaataatcatttttatgaaaatattgtctatattatttatttttcacaaaatagttCACAAAATAGACGGAGTAATGGAAAGGAAGTGATGCTAAAAGAAACCTACTCCATTCTAAACCAAGAATCCTTTGGGCATGTGTTATATTAATTAATGGTTACGCATCCTATTTAAAAGTACCATAATTGATGGGGGTTAGCTGTGCGCTTCAAGGGCATAGCAGAGATTTGGtcattattgaaaaataataatatgaaCCGAAGACTAAAAAGTTAGaaactaaaacaaaaaataaattcactTGCCAGCAATGCATGAGTCATCGAAACACAAAAATTAGACTATAAATCCACAATAACAAGTTATATGTCGTAAAATATTGCgttacaaatatataataaagagAATAGAGAGATACTAGAGATCATAAAGAAAGTTATATGagagaattttattttcagtgTATTACCgatatatttattacaaaaactaagcttctatttataggaaaataagaatgtacttatcattaatatcaatgtattgaATAATACATGTATTGGATAGGGAGATAAACGATTATTGCATatggagatgtacttagaatgtatgatacaaatatactataataagtacattagataagatgaatataataaatattcattcatatattttattcattcatgtatttcataacattatatataattttagaaTACCCAACTTTGCTTGTTTAGGATTTATAATGGTCTTTGGGCTAGATCCATTTAGTAACTTGTACTTTCAAATTGAATTGCGAGAGATGATATCAGAGTATTGCACACCTCTTATTTACGATCTTATAATAAAACTAGAATTTAAATTATCAGCTAGTAGCATCTGGTGAAAATGAAATTCACATCCACCATTGGCCTTATTTTGGTGATAACACCTCCAAGAGGTGGTTTATTACCTAGAATCACACCAATATTATGAACTTACACCATATACAAGAATTACACCCCTCAGCTtacctaaaaattataattgcaACTAGGCCCCTTAACTTACCTAAGAATCATAATTGCAACTAAAGCAATAAAGGTAATTTTGACATAGTCATTTTTACCCTCATTTATCCACATTTAGGGGCAACATTTCTCTAATGTCGCAGGCGCTTCCTCCAGATATTTATTATGACATACAAATAGtgaaaaaatggggagagaaaCCCGTGTtagtaaaatttattttcaataatataataataataataataataataataataataataaaaataataagaataacagcaacagcaacagtaacaagaacaacaacaataacaataacaataacaataacaataaatccattgtcatgatttttttttgaacaggaaTCCATTGTCATGATGAAAAATCTCTTTTAAGTCGATAACCCAATAATTTAGTCAAGTTATATTGACCATATTCTATCCTGCTATTGCAGAGACCAATCATGTTCCGAAAAATAACACATAAAAACATATACGCGCGGAACAACTGCACTAAAAGCTGGATCCGGACTATATTTTCATGAGCACAAAATCTCTAAATCTCACTTGCGCAATAGATTTCCGTATATTATATAGACCTCTTAGTCAAGAGAAAACCGTAAAAAAGGAAACTTCCATTTTCCACTTCCTGTACACATATATACTCATTCTCCTACTCAAAAGTTTAACACTAAAATTTCGACCAGCAATGATCATTTACTCGACTTCGAGAATGAGCTGAAGAAACCACAGTGCACCCAACCTCTGTTCTCTCACTTGCTGTCAGTGAAATCTGCGTCGATGACATCTCCATCCTGGCCCGTTTCGCTGGAGGAGTCCGAAGACCCGGCTCCGGCGCCTGGTGCTGGGCCTGCACCAGCAGCACCAGGTTGGCTATACAGAGACTGACCAAGCTGCATCACCTCCTGGTTAAGCGCAGCCATCGCATCCTTGATGGCTTGGGTCGAACCACCTGACATCGCATCCTTGAGCTCCTTCAATTTGGCCTCGACCTTCTCTTTCACAGGGCCAGGGACCTTGTCACCCAGCTCCTTGAGCTGCTTTTCGGTCTGGTACACCACCGAGTCTGCCTGGTTCTTCGTGTCTATGGCGTCCCTCTTCTCTTTGTCCTCCTTTGCAAATTTCTCCGCTTCCTTCACCATCCTTTCTACCTGCAACGATCAACCAGAACATCCACATCATCTGTAAAATCAAACTAGACAACATGGAATAAGAGGACGCAACTTCATGTCTGATTTCATTTGTCGATTTATGAAAATGATCTTACCTCATCACTAGGCAAAGTGCTGGCACCAGTAATAGTGATATCTTGCTTCTTTCCAGTTCCTTTATCCACAGCAGTAACAGAGAGAATTCCATTGGCATCGATATCAAACTTGACCTCAATTTGAGGGACACCTCGAGGAGCTGGTGGGATACCGTCAAGGCGGAAGCTGCCGAGAGATTTATTATCCCTAACAAACTCCCTCTCCCCTTGGAGGACATTAATCTCGACGCTAGTTTGACCATCAGCTGCAGTAGAGAAAACTTCTGATTTAGAAGTCGGGAGAGTTGTGTTCCTTGGAATGATCTTGGTCATGACACCACCCAGTGTCTCCAAACCAAGAGATAGTGGTGTCACATCTAAAAGAACAATGTCGCTAACATCTCCAGCCAAAACGCCTGCCTGAATTAAAGAAGTACATGAATTTCAGTTCAAAGTAAGTACGAACTAACAATAATTATTGAATATACAGAGAATTCTTTGAAGATATTTAACAAACCTGAACAGCAGCTCCAAGTGCAACAACCTCATCGGGGTTGACAGTGACATTGGGTTCCTTCCCAGTCATCTTCCGTACAAGCTCCTGCACAGCTGGGATACGTGTCGAACCTCCAACAAGGATGACCTCATCCAGATCCTTGATGGTGAGTTTAGCATCTCTTAATGCAGTTTCAACTGGTGTTTTAAGCCTGCAAAAGAAACATAAGTACTATCAACAAACTGACGACATAACAAGCATCTATTGCAATCAAAATTACCCAAGTACTATGAAAACTAAAGAAGTCATGAAGCATCAGGGTGCATGAGAACAAATCCACAGATACAGTCCTTCATCTCAGATACCTTATTTTTTGATAAGTAAAAGAAAGGATTAATATTGGGCACCACAGGGCTGCAAACCCATATACAGAAACAATATCGATTAAAGCATTTACAACAAGACAAAGCTTTCCACTTACAAGAAAAATCGTCTACCTGTCAAGTAAGTTTGAACACAACTCCTCAAATTTGACCCTTGTCAGTGTCTTTTCAATGTGCTTTGGTCCATCTGCAGTGGCAGTAATAAACGGCAAGCT
This Eucalyptus grandis isolate ANBG69807.140 chromosome 7, ASM1654582v1, whole genome shotgun sequence DNA region includes the following protein-coding sequences:
- the LOC104452509 gene encoding stromal 70 kDa heat shock-related protein, chloroplastic: MASCTAQIHSLGLTRTGSSSRIPKRADRRSSWLFFGESLDSRKLSFLKLTAKSPNRRRTSSVGPVRVVSEKVVGIDLGTTNSAVAAMEGGKPTIVTNAEGQRTTPSVVAYTRSGDRLVGQIAKRQAVVNPENTFFSVKRFIGRKMSEVDEEAKQVSYKVVRDENGNVKFECPAIGKQFAAEEISAQVLRKLVDDASKFLNDKVTKAVVTVPAYFNDSQRTATKDAGRIAGLEVLRIINEPTAASLAYGFEKKNNETILVFDLGGGTFDVSVLEVGDGVFEVLSTSGDTHLGGDDFDKRIVDWIAADFKRDEGIDLLKDKQALQRLTEAAEKAKIELSSLTQTNISLPFITATADGPKHIEKTLTRVKFEELCSNLLDRLKTPVETALRDAKLTIKDLDEVILVGGSTRIPAVQELVRKMTGKEPNVTVNPDEVVALGAAVQAGVLAGDVSDIVLLDVTPLSLGLETLGGVMTKIIPRNTTLPTSKSEVFSTAADGQTSVEINVLQGEREFVRDNKSLGSFRLDGIPPAPRGVPQIEVKFDIDANGILSVTAVDKGTGKKQDITITGASTLPSDEVERMVKEAEKFAKEDKEKRDAIDTKNQADSVVYQTEKQLKELGDKVPGPVKEKVEAKLKELKDAMSGGSTQAIKDAMAALNQEVMQLGQSLYSQPGAAGAGPAPGAGAGSSDSSSETGQDGDVIDADFTDSK